One window from the genome of Yamadazyma tenuis chromosome 7, complete sequence encodes:
- the PRO2 gene encoding glutamate-5-semialdehyde dehydrogenase (COG:E; EggNog:ENOG503NU0M; BUSCO:EOG0926388H) — protein MAETIAREANTAFSVLKTLSNEERSDALHQIYAGLKARKYEILQYNKLDMDSATANNLSSSLIKRLDLSGNGKFDAMLQGILDVAALPDPIGKCTLARKLDEGLELYRVTAPIGVLLIIFESRPEVIANITALAIKSGNAAILKGGKESYQTFKILSDIVNQVLDHHTKVPKDAIKLIESREEVGDLLSQDKYIDLVIPRGSNSLVRNIKENTKIPVLGHADGICSIFVDESADIAKSVRIIVDSKTNYPAGCNAVEQLLVHQSVAQDKIKLNQIHQALRNAGVTVHVTPEILDKLDSTDGVEAAGPDAFDFEYLSLDISVKSVESLEDAISHINQHSSKHTDCILTEVKANADKFLKGVDSAGVYWNCSTRFADGFRYGFGTEVGISTNKIHARGPVGLEGLMSYQYQLRGNGHIAAEYKGAGGNKSFVHEDISTNVRF, from the coding sequence ATGGCAGAGACTATAGCCAGAGAGGCCAACACGGCATTTTCGGTGTTGAAGACGTTGAGCAACGAGGAGCGGTCCGATGCCCTCCACCAGATCTATGCCGGCTTGAAGGCCCGTAAGTATGAGATCTTACAGTACAACAAACTCGATATGGACAGTGCGACCGCCAACAACTTATCGTCCAGTTTGATTAAACGACTCGACTTGAGCGGCAACGGCAAGTTTGACGCGATGCTCCAAGGAATCTTGGATGTGGCGGCGTTGCCCGACCCCATCGGAAAGTGTACGTTGGCCAGGAAATTGGATGAAGGGTTGGAGTTGTACCGAGTCACCGCCCCCATCGGAGTATTATTAATCATTTTTGAGTCCCGTCCCGAGGTTATCGCCAACATCACCGCCTTGGCCATCAAGTCGGGAAATGCCGCTATTTTGAAGGGGGGCAAGGAGTCGTACCAGACGTTCAAAATCTTGAGTGACATTGTCAATCAGGTATTGGATCACCACACCAAAGTGCCAAAAGAtgccatcaagttgattgaaagcagagaagaagttggtgatttgtTGTCACAGGACAAGTACATCGACTTGGTGATCCCTCGAGGCTCCAACCTGTTGGTACGAAACATCAAGGAAAACACCAAGATTCCTGTGTTGGGCCATGCCGATGGAATCTGCTCTATTTTTGTGGACGAGTCTGCCGACATCGCCAAGAGCGTTCGGATCATTGTCGACTCCAAGACAAACTACCCAGCCGGTTGCAATGCGGTGGAGCAGTTGTTGGTGCACCAGTCGGTTGCTCAAGACAAAATAAAGTTGAACCAGATCCACCAAGCACTTCGAAATGCCGGGGTCACCGTCCACGTGACGCCTGAAATTTTGGACAAGCTTGACAGCACTGATGGGGTGGAGGCTGCGGGTCCAGACGCGTTCGACTTTGAGTACTTGTCGCTCGATATCTCTGTCAAATCGGTCGAGTCTCTTGAGGATGCCATTTCGCACATCAACCAACATTCGTCCAAACACACAGATTGCATCTTGACCGAGGTTAAGGCCAATGCCGataagttcttgaagggCGTGGACTCGGCCGGAGTCTACTGGAACTGTTCCACGCGGTTTGCTGATGGTTTTAGGTACGGGTTTGGTACTGAGGTAGGAATTagcaccaacaaaatccaCGCCAGAGGACCAGTGGGGTTGGAGGGCTTGATGAGCTACCAATACCAGTTGAGAGGAAATGGCCATATAGCGGCTGAGTATAAGGGTGCCGGTGGAAACAAGTCTTTTGTGCATGAGGATATCAGCACCAATGTGAGATTTTAG
- the MET8 gene encoding Bifunctional dehydrogenase and ferrochelatase (COG:H; EggNog:ENOG503NYT8): protein MSSLDKEESKKQKGSLLLAWQVRDKHCLVIGAGDVALSRVHHMIKAQANITVVTGDSRIHPEILELYDSGKIFRLEKRPYQSSDLTMYRQGASISFDVESLSEDQYAQIIEYNHKHQFEVVCCCIDDHELSTKIYYQCKVLGLNANIADKPELCDFYFGSMINKDSLQIMISTNGKSPRLSKMIKDTIVKHIDCDANKAIDNLNLVRFTLRSRKLSQNDTSTIELRMAWIKNLTDFFTISQWSEVDINDHNVNMIVDYYPEYPPREFEAFQHLLQGSGPEGAETST, encoded by the coding sequence ATGAGTAGTTTAGATAAAGAGGAACTGAAAAAACAGAAGGGTTCGTTGCTCCTCGCATGGCAGGTGCGTGACAAGCACTGTCTTGTGATCGGTGCCGGAGATGTGGCTTTGAGCCGGGTGCATCACATGATCAAGGCCCAGGCAAACATCACGGTGGTGACAGGCGATTCAAGAATTCATCCAGAAATTCTTGAATTGTACGACTCAGGAAAGATTTTTCGGCTCGAGAAACGGCCGTATCAGTCCAGCGACTTGACGATGTACCGCCAGGGCGCCAGCATCTCGTTCGACGTGGAATCGCTTTCTGAGGACCAATATGCTCAGATCATCGAGtacaaccacaaacaccaattcGAAGTGGTGTGCTGCTGCATTGACGACCATGAGTTGTCGACCAAAATCTACTACCAGTGCAAGGTGTTGGGGCTCAACGCCAACATTGCCGATAAACCCGAGCTTTGTGACTTTTACTTCGGCAGTATGATCAACAAGGACAGTCTTCAGATCATGATTTCGACGAACGGGAAATCGCCACGgcttctgaagatgatcaaGGACACCATTGTCAAACACATAGACTGTGACGCCAACAAGGCCATTGAtaatttgaatttggtgcGGTTCACGTTGAGACTGAGGAAGTTGCTGCAAAATGATACGAGCACCATCGAGCTTCGCATGGCATGgatcaagaatttgaccGATTTTTTCACGATTTCGCAGTGGAGCGAGGTGGACATCAATGACCATAATGTAAATATGATTGTGGATTACTACCCTGAGTATCCACCACGGGAGTTTGAAGCATTTCAGCATCTATTGCAAGGTCTGGGTCCAGAGGGGGCAGAAACCAGTACATAG
- the MRS6 gene encoding Rab proteins geranylgeranyltransferase component A (EggNog:ENOG503NWFY; COG:O): MTSLNKVERRKSVAERSPSVSYTPDVIPHLAGLEKPQAHSLLLDECDVLIMGTGLVESILAASLSWQGVDVLHIDNKTCYGDSNSTLTIEQIKSWCQEVNGGKIQHFEDAQVYVSGELSLPTSKYKSKDYGIDLTPKVMFAQSDLLSLLVKSRVYKYLEFQSLSNFHIFENDSFAAKFSNPTSKEEIFTDQSLSLVTKRYLMKFLKFVLQDNNDEDKRQVLTENAKVPIEEFLKKKFNLEKSQINELVYSIGLATKESSKTPEALARIRRYLTSFNVYGNFPVLVSKYGGPGEISQGFCRSAAVGGSTYKLNTTLVDYDPSQKVAKFSDKSSVRINEKLVVSPTQIPKFLQTSYNEITEALPMKNINRLVVVVKKDCKEWMSNSESSAVVVFPPHSLPSDNSKGIQALVQNGGSGVCPDGHSIWYLTSFEQDKAKAKLDLQSALDKMEAAILRESSNNLDDVLGEEDFVISERGTPVVVNSVKLGKSLQNFVPKEKLEIICKLGYVQQTYVANDLSNVLNPTKDNNVTLRKPKDCGEIIFTNMPSAEISYDGIVSECKTLYSSITGADDDFFDVDFEDEDDTFDGAGFHQQPQTVSTIKANALTDDENAIASSDEDDHNEPFGANEMEL; this comes from the coding sequence ATGACCAGCTTAAACAAAGTGGAAAGACGCAAGCTGGTGGCCGAGAGAAGCCCCAGCGTTTCCTATACGCCTGATGTGATTCCGCACTTGGCGGGTTTGGAGAAACCCCAAGCGCACAGTTTACTCTTGGATGAATGCGATGTATTGATCATGGGAACAGGCTTAGTAGAAAGCATATTGGCGGCATCGTTATCATGGCAGGGTGTGGATGTGCTACACATCGACAACAAAACATGTTATGGTGACCTGAACTCGACGTTGacaattgaacaaatcaaacTGTGGTGTCAGGAGGTCAACGGAGGCAAAATCCAAcactttgaagatgctCAGGTATATGTATCAGGAGAACTCAGTCTTCCCACGAGCAAGTATAAGAGCAAGGACTACGGTATTGACTTGACGCCTAAAGTCATGTTTGCCCAGTCGGACCTATTGAGTTTATTGGTCAAGTCCCGGGTCtacaagtacttggagttcCAGAGTTTGAGTAACTTCCACATATTTGAAAACGACAGCTTTGCCGCCAAGTTTTCGAACCCTACGTCTAAGGAGGAGATCTTTACTGACCAATCGTTATCGTTGGTCACAAAGAGATATTTgatgaagtttttgaagtttgtgttgCAAGACAACAATGACGAGGATAAGCGGCAGGTCTTGACTGAGAACGCCAAGGTTCCGATCGaggagtttttgaagaagaagttcaacttggagaagtccCAgatcaacgagttggtgtACTCCATTGGGCTTGCAACCAAAGAGTCCAGTAAAACTCCTGAGGCCCTTGCCAGAATACGGAGATATTTGACGTCTTTCAACGTGTACGGAAATTTCCCGGTATTGGTGCTGAAATACGGAGGGCCTGGTGAGATTTCCCAGGGGTTCTGTAGGAGTGCCGCTGTAGGAGGATCTACCTACAAATTGAACACCACATTGGTTGATTACGATCCGCTGCAAAAAGTGGCCAAATTCAGTGACAAGAGTAGCGTTCGGATCAATGAAAAGCTTGTGGTGTCACCCACCCAAATTCCTAAATTCTTACAGACTTCCTACAATGAAATCACTGAGGCATTGCCCATGAAAAACATCAACCGATTGGTGGTAGTGGTGAAAAAAGATTGTAAGGAATGGATGTCGAACCTGGAATCCTCAGCTGTGGTGGTGTTCCCTCCACATTCATTACCTTCAGATAACTCTAAAGGCATCCAGGCATTGGTACAAAACGGTGGAAGTGGTGTGTGTCCCGATGGTCACTCGATTTGGTATTTGACGTCCTTTGAACAAGATAAGGCCAAAGCCAAGCTTGACTTGCAAAGTGCTCTAGATAAGATGGAAGCGGCCATATTGAGAGAatcatccaacaacttggacgaTGTGTTGGGCGAAGAAGACTTTGTTATAAGTGAAAGAGGAACTCCAGTGGTTGTCAACTCGGTAAAGTTGGGTAAGTCGTTGCAAAACTTTGTGCCCAAGGAAAAACTCGAGATTATCTGCAAGCTCGGATATGTGCAACAGACGTACGTGGCCAATGACTTGTCGAACGTGCTCAATCCCACTAAAGACAACAATGTCACTTTGAGGAAGCCTAAAGACTGTGGTGAAATAATCTTTACCAATATGCCATCTGCCGAAATAAGTTATGACGGGATTGTAAGCGAGTGTAAGACCTTGTACCTGAGTATAACCGGGGCAGAcgatgatttctttgatgtgGACTttgaggatgaagatgatacTTTTGATGGTGCTGGATTCCATCAGCAGCCTCAAACGGTATCAACTATCAAGGCCAATGCCCTTACCGACGATGAAAACGCCATTGCTTCAAGCGACGAAGACGACCACAACGAGCCGTTTGGTGCTAACGAGATGGAGTTGTAA
- the RPS12 gene encoding 40S ribosomal protein eS12 (EggNog:ENOG503P1R7; COG:J; BUSCO:EOG09265CN0), translated as MSDVEEQQIIEEVAVEQSEEISIEDALKVVLRTSLVHDGLARGLREASKALSRREAQLCVLCESVTEESIVKLVEALCNEPEQKIPLIKVSDAKQLGEWAGLCQLDREGNARKVVGASCVVVKNWGADSEERNMLLEHFAQQ; from the coding sequence ATGTCTGAcgttgaagaacaacaaaTCATCGAAGAAGTCGCTGTCGAACAAAGCGAAGAAATCTCCATCGAAGACGCTTTGAAGGTTGTCTTGAGAACCTCGTTGGTCCACGACGGTTTGGCCAGAGGTTTGAGAGAAGCTTCTAAGGCTTTGTCCAGAAGAGAAGCCCAATTATGTGTTTTGTGTGAATCCGTTACCGAAGAATCCATCGTTAAGTTGGTTGAAGCTTTGTGTAACGAGCCAGAACAGAAGATTCCTTTGATCAAGGTTTCCGATGCCAAACAATTGGGTGAATGGGCCGGTTTGTGTCAATTGGACAGAGAAGGTAACGCCAGAAAGGTTGTTGGAGCTTCTTGTGTTGTTGTCAAGAACTGGGGTGCTGACTCTGAAGAAAGAAACATGTTGTTGGAGCACTTTGCCCAACAATAA
- a CDS encoding DNA-binding transcription regulator (COG:S; EggNog:ENOG503P1GA), producing the protein MADRHSKIEARKRGADSRTVHVTPLRITSKPLVISPNLKMLESALNEDTHLPKLRSESHKISPGTFYKPPHQIPSAPENFDQNNSELPRSTSATPSVDVDGGSDPGDVSPVVRKRGRPKKQKTPSVEPEAPKRPRGRPRKGTSNPVDTTVDLSDGSIATRRQRRRTAQIGESVASMSSLSRVRKPVPLTKQAQAGKSVQRPLNIDIDRLIVDINRDKRLKVNVLDVLKHLVKTFETPDFPTDLKNPKVIQNDFKTHLLDYLNHLADVHGSIHDLVHEINRVRKEKEEMRRNIFEIRRSYADVMNDLNKTRSQFSDSKRKYDSFISLTRELDELRSQATSSSSSGNHISSIDREITILDQLFNPINGLQVTLSQTNETLEHIDRGLN; encoded by the exons ATGGCTGACAGGCACTCCAAAATAGAAGCTAGAAAAAGAGGCGCCGA TCTGAGGACCGTCCATGTGACGCCTCTTCGAATCACCTCCAAACCTCTCGTGATCTCTCCCAATCTAAAAATGCTAGAATCAGCTTTAAATGAAGATACTCACTTACCCAAACTACGTCTGGAGTCACACAAAATCAGTCCTGGCACTTTCTACAAGCCACCACACCAAATCCCATCGGCACCAGAAAACTTCGACCAGAACAATAGCGAATTGCCCAGATCCACCAGCGCTACCCCCAGCGTGGACGTGGACGGCGGTTCCGACCCCGGCGATGTGTCGCCAGTGGTACGCAAGAGAGGGCGGCCTAAAAAGCAAAAAACTCCGTCGGTAGAGCCAGAAGCCCCTAAAAGACCTCGAGGAAGACCCAGAAAGGGCACCAGCAACCCCGTCGACACCACTGTCGACTTGAGCGACGGCTCGATTGCTACCCGGCGCCAGCGCCGAAGAACCGCCCAAATTGGCGAGTCTGTGGCCAGTATGAGTTCTTTGAGCCGAGTGAGAAAACCAGTGCCTCTCACTaaacaagcacaagcaGGAAAATCGGTTCAACGGCCGCTTAACATCGATATCGATCGACTCATAGTCGATATCAACAGAGACAAGCGGTTGAAGGTAAACGTGCTCGATGTGCTCAAACACCTCGTAAAGACATTTGAAACCCCAGATTTCCCCACCGATTTGAAGAACCCTAAAGTGATTCAAAACGACTTTAAAACCCATTTGCTCGACTACCTCAACCACTTGGCCGACGTACACGGCAGTATTCACGACCTTGTCCACGAGATCAACCGGGTTcgaaaagagaaagaagagatgAGAAGAAACATTTTTGAGATCAGACGAAGCTACGCGGATGTGATGAACGATCTCAACAAGACTCGCAGCCAATTTCTGGATTCCAAACGCAAATATGACAGCTTCATAAGCCTCACTCGCGAGCTTGATGAACTCAGATCCCAAGCCACGTCGTCCAGCAGTTCTGGTAATCATATCTCAAGCATTGACCGAGAAATCACCATTCTTGACCAGTTGTTCAACCCCATCAATGGCCTCCAAGTGACTCTCTCACAGACCAACGAGACGTTGGAGCATATCGACCGTGGTCTTAACTAA
- a CDS encoding uncharacterized protein (COG:S; EggNog:ENOG503P7CP): MVIYSKGEHFVDIRVFKDHYPVIEENPRSLKQFTDTFEWTMTGDEIPMEAAIPDTYVLSFTHEIDSLAVVKSIEENIPVEQCLSEPDVGTFWKLPDSEDRKETGNMTNPATGKKGDYVEIWRSLSALNATPSEDVRETPHDIANDKNLHVLRVLDNEQFEGQFIRSGAWCQGLLYDKLNKIVPLNVVRGYFDGEKWQWLIKYGSFNFPVLFSGSIGDTIDINGIDKMSGEGYLFILAVVLNAVNLFAQVFFTIMYSDLECDYINPIELCNKLNPYFIPEAGLHGFMTVLFLVNGYWFVFLINAPLFAYNVNKVLNKSHMLDATEIFRTLSKHKKESFVKLGFHLLLFFFYLYRMIMALVSDDM; encoded by the exons ATGGTCATCTACTCTAAAGGAGAACACTTTGTGGATATCCGAGTGTTTAAAGATCATTATCCGGTGATTGAAGAGAACCCCAGATCCCTCAAACAGTTTACAGACACCTTCGAATGGACCATGACAGGAGATGAAATACCAATGGAAGCAGCTATTCCAGACACGTACGTGTTGCTGTTCACCCACGAAATTGACTCGCTTGCAGTGGTCAAGTCTATAGAGGAGAATATTCCAGTTGAACAGTGTTTATCAGAACCAGACGTTGGAACCTTTTGGAAACTTCCCGACTCCGAAGACCGCAAGGAAACTGGTAATATGACTAATCCTGCTACCGGAAAGAAGGGTGACTATGTGGAAATATGGAGATCTTTAAGTGCTTTAAATGCTACACCATCTGAAGATGTGAGGGAAACCCCCCACGACATTGCCAACGACAAGAATTTGCATGTCTTGCGTGTATTAGATAATGAACAGTTCGAGGGCCAGTTTATCCGGTCTGGTGCTTGGTGTCAGGGACTTTTATAtgacaaattgaacaaaatcgTGCCATTGAACGTGGTGAGAGGGTATTTTGACGGAGAAAAGTGGCAATGGCTCATTAAGTACGGTAGTTTCAATTTCCCCGTATTGTTTAGCGGCTCAATTGGTGATACCATCGATATTAACGGA ATAGATAAGATGTCCGGAGAAGGCTA TTTATTTATACTCGCCGTCGTGCTCAACGCCGTGAACTTGTTCGCACAGGTgttcttcaccatcatGTACTCGGACTTGGAGTGTGACTACATCAACCCGATCGAGTTGTGTAACAAGTTAAATCCTTACTTCATCCCTGAGGCAGGATTACATGGATTTATGACcgttttgtttttggtcAACGGATACTGGTTTGtctttttgatcaatgcGCCATTATTCGCTTACAATGTCAACAAGGTCTTGAACAAGAGCCATATGTTAGACGCCACCGAGATTTTCAGAACTTTGTCCAAACATAAGAAAGAGTCGTTTGTCAAGTTGGGATTCCATTTATtattgttcttcttctacttGTACAGAATGATCATGGCATTGGTTTCCGACGATATGTAG